A region from the Mustelus asterias unplaced genomic scaffold, sMusAst1.hap1.1 HAP1_SCAFFOLD_3201, whole genome shotgun sequence genome encodes:
- the LOC144490359 gene encoding histone H2B 1/2-like, with translation MPEEKKLQAAKKGAKKAQKKPATKSDKTKRRSRRESYGIYIYKVMKQVHPNTGISSKAMSIMNSFVTDIFERIAGEASHLAHYNKRSAISSSREIQTAVRLLLPGELAKHSVSEGTKAVTKYTSSK, from the coding sequence ATGCCTGAAGAAAAGAAACTCCAAGCTGCCAAGAAGGGCGCCAAGAAAGCGCAGAAGAAGCCGGCGACGAAAAGTGACAAGACGAAGAGGAGATCCAGGAGGGAGAGTTACGGTATttacatctacaaagtgatgaagcaggttcaccccaACACCGGtatctcctccaaggccatgagcatcatgaactcgttcgtTACCGACATCTTCGAGCGCATCGCGGGTGAGGCTTCCCacctggcccattacaacaagcgcagcGCCATCAGcagctcccgggagatccagaccgccgtgcgcctgctgctgcccggggaactggccaagcacTCCGTGTCGGAGgggacaaaggcggtgaccaagtacaccagctccaagtaa